In Euphorbia lathyris chromosome 10, ddEupLath1.1, whole genome shotgun sequence, a single genomic region encodes these proteins:
- the LOC136209899 gene encoding cytochrome c biogenesis protein CCS1, chloroplastic, with translation MGILNPKKPPNPFLLRTHFPKFPPLIHSTIKLNPQKYFLYNRKILSLTVTCKLKTSQDIKNKDNNVSRKILLSNSAPPISEKSGSNNGKVPGKAATGPLVKLVKRIPRRVLTVLSNLPLAIGEMLVIAGLMAVGTLIDQGETPAYYSQRFPEDNPLFGFFTWKWILTLGFDHMFSSPIFLGMLVLLGASLMACTYTTQIPLVKVARRWNFSHSADAIRKQEFSDSLPRASIRDLGVILMGAGYEVFLKGPSLYAFKGLAGRFAPIGVHLAMLLIMAGGTLTATASFRGSVTVPQGLNFVVGDVLTPAGFLSTATEAFNTEVHVNKFYMEYYDSGEVSQFYSDLSLFDFDGKEVFRKTINVNNPLRYGGITIYQTDWSISALQVLKNNEGPFNLAMAPLKINGDKKLYGTFLPIGDVDSPNVKGISMLARDLQSIVIYDQEGKFVGVRRPNSKLPIDIDGTRIVIEDAIGSTGLELKTDPGVPVVYAGFGALMLTTCISYLSHSQVWALQDGSSVSVGGKTNRAKAVFEDEINRLLDNLPEIVESDINSG, from the exons ATGGGGATTTTGAACCCCAAAAAACCCCCAAACCCATTTCTTTTAAGAACCCATTTTCCTAAATTCCCTCCTCTTATTCACTCCACCATCAAATTAAACCCTCAAAAGTACTTCCTTTACAACAGAAAAATTCTCTCTTTAACTGTAACTTGCAAGCTGAAAACCTCTCAAGATATCAAGAACAAGGACAATAACGTATCCAGAAAGATTCTTTTATCAAATTCAGCTCCACCGATATCGGAGAAGAGTGGTTCCAATAATGGGAAGGTTCCAGGGAAAGCAGCAACGGGACCATTGGTAAAATTGGTTAAGAGGATTCCAAGAAGGGTTTTGACTGTTTTGTCTAATTTGCCTCTGGCTATTGGAGAAATGTTGGTCATTGCTGGCCTAATGGCTGTGG GTACGTTGATTGATCAAGGGGAGACTCCAGCGTACTATTCCCAAAGATTCCCGGAAGATAATCCTCTGTTTGGATTCTTTACTTGGAAGTGGATTCTCACCCTTGGATTTGATCACATGTTCTCATCTCCTATATTCTTGGGAATGTTGGTTCTATTGGGGGCATCTCTTATGGCTTGCACTTACACTACACAGATCCCTCTGGTTAAGGTTGCAagaag ATGGAATTTTTCGCACTCAGCTGACGCTATACGTAAGCAGGAATTCTCAGACTCTTTACCCCGGGCTTCCATCCGAGATCTGGGTGTTATTCTGATGGGAGCTGGATATGAG GTGTTCTTGAAAGGACCATCTCTATATGCCTTTAAGGGGCTGGCTGGTCGGTTCGCTCCTATTGGAGTACATCTAGCAATGCTGCTTATTATGGCAGGAGGAACTCTCACCGCTACCGCAAGCTTCAGAGGCTCAGTAACTGTGCCACAGGGGTTGAATTTCGTTGTCGGAGATGTATTAACTCCAGCCGGTTTTCTATCTACAGCAACTGAAGCTTTCAATACAGAGGTTCATGTCAACAAATTCTACATGGAGTACTATGATAGCGGCGAG GTTTCACAGTTTTACAGTGATCTTTCGCTATTCGACTTTGATGGGAAGGAGGTGTTCAGGAAAACAATTAATGTAAACAACCCTCTGCGCTATGGTGGGATCACTATATACCAGACAGACTGGAGCATTTCTGCTTTGCAGGTTCTAAAGAACAATGAAGGACCATTCAATTTGGCTATGGCACCCCTTAAGATCAATGGCGACAAGAAACTTTACGGAACTTTCTTACCAATTGGTGATGTTGACTCTCCTAATGTCAAGGGAAT ATCGATGCTAGCTCGTGATCTACAATCCATTGTCATATACGATCAAGAAGGGAAATTTGTTGGAGTTCGAAGACCCAACTCTAAGCTTCCGATTGATATAGATGGAACAAGAATAGTTATTGAAGATGCAATTGGAAGTACTGGTCTTGAACTAAAG ACGGATCCAGGAGTGCCGGTGGTGTATGCTGGATTTGGTGCTTTAATGTTGACAACTTGCATCAGTTACTTGTCTCATTCTCAG GTATGGGCCTTGCAAGATGGAAGTTCAGTGAGTGTAGGAGGAAAGACAAACCGGGCGAAGGCTGTGTTTGAAGACGAGATAAATCGGCTGCTCGATAATCTTCCCGAGATAGTTGAATCGGATATTAACAGTGGCTAG
- the LOC136209383 gene encoding transcription termination factor MTEF1, chloroplastic produces the protein MLQSLLCLPSFSPSKTLNKSSSHLSSNPPYYLKFHTTNQENLRYLKAIGVLHPNSKPPSQSISQIISTINFFKSKGFQDSDFSTLISICPQLLSYQFHFTQIDPLFHFLASDLHASPQASRGFIINCPQIMFSDVEFCLKPTLNYLRRLKIPKLNVPSKSNAYLLNTRVEKLESKIKFLKSRGFSDKEAASFSARIPAMFRYSVENNLKPKLDYLLKDMGRSMVELKEFPQYFGFSLRQRIVPRHLHLKERNVRIKLNRMLMWSDQRFYAKWK, from the coding sequence ATGCTTCAGTCTCTTCTATGTCTTCCATCTTTCTCTCCATCCAAAACCCTAAACAAATCCTCCTCCCATCTTTCTTCAAACCCTCCTTACTACCTCAAATTCCACACAACTAACCAGGAAAATCTCAGATACCTGAAAGCCATAGGTGTTCTTCATCCCAACTCTAAACCCCCATCTCAATCCATCTCCCAAATCATTTCCACCATCAATTTCTTCAAATCAAAGGGTTTTCAGGACTCTGATTTCTCAACACTTATTTCCATCTGCCCTCAATTACTCTCCTATCAATTTCATTTCACTCAGATTGACCCTCTTTTCCATTTCTTAGCCTCTGATTTACATGCCTCACCCCAAGCTTCTAGAGGTTTCATCATTAACTGCCCCCAAATCATGTTTTCTGATGTTGAATTTTGCCTTAAACCAACTCTTAATTATCTCAGGAGATTGAAGATACCAAAACTGAATGTGCCAAGTAAATCAAATGCATATTTGTTGAACACAAGAGTGGAGAAACTAGAGTCAAAGATTAAGTTTTTGAAGAGCAGAGGCTTCTCTGATAAGGAAGCTGCAAGTTTTAGTGCAAGAATTCCTGCAATGTTTAGGTATAGTGTTGAAAACAATTTGAAACCCAAGCTTGATTATTTGTTGAAGGACATGGGAAGGAGTATGGTGGAATTGAAAGAGTTTCCACAGTATTTTGGGTTTAGTTTGAGGCAGAGAATAGTGCCTAGGCATTTACATTTGAAGGAGAGAAATGTCAGGATTAAATTGAATAGAATGTTAATGTGGAGTGACCAAAGATTTTATGCAAAATGGAAGTGA
- the LOC136209263 gene encoding uncharacterized protein, whose translation MEIDFQEYKLSCELRGHDDDVRGICICGDAVFATSSRDGTVRFWSPESSDKRKYATPKILLGHESFVGPLAWIPPNEVYPAGRIVSGGMDTLVLIWNLSTGDAEILKGHQLQVTGIALDNEDILSSSVDCTVKRWRKGQAVESWEAHKSAIQAIIKLPSGELVTGSSDMTLKLWKGRTCLHTFVGHTDTVRGLAEMHGLGVLSASHDGSIRLWALSGQVLMEMVGHTSIVYSVNSHPSGLIVSGSEDCSAKIWKDGVCVQTLEHPGCVWDAKFLQNGDVVTACSDGVARIWTSDPGRVADPLDLESYVSQLSQYKLSRKKVGGLRLEELPGMDALQIPGTTDGQTKVVREGDNGVAYAWNLREQKWDKIGEVIDGPDDGMKRPVLDGTEYDYVFDVDIGDGEPIRKLPYNRSDNPYSTADKWLLKENLPIAYRQQIVEFILQNSGQRDVALDSSFRDPFTGSSAYVPGQPSNMSVSTKPTFKHIPKKGMLIFDMAQFDGILKKLTEFNAALLSDPDQKSLALSEPDISKVGGVIKILKDTSHYHTSIFTDTDIHLLVMLLKSWPVAMIFPAIDILRMISLHPHGASVLVKHLEDENDILVEMIKRITTNSSLPSNLLTSIRLLTNLFKNQCFHSWLLRHRSEILDVFSSCYSSPNKILQLSYSTMILNYAVLLIEKKEQEGQSQVLSVALEIAEEENLEVDTKFRALVAIGSLMLDGLVKQIALDFDVKNIAKTAKASRDTKIAEVGADIEVLTKQN comes from the exons ATGGAGATTGATTTCCAGGAATACAAACTGAGCTGCGAACTTCGAGGCCACGATGACGAC GTCCGAGGCATATGTATATGTGGTGATGCTGTGTTTGCCACTTCATCAAGGGATGGTACTGTGAGGTTTTGGTCTCCTGAGTCATCAGACAAGCGCAAGTATGCTACACCAAAAATTTTGTTAGGACATGAGAGTTTTGTCGGTCCATTGGCCTGGATTCCACCAAACGAAGTGTATCCGGCTGGTAGGATTGTGTCTGGTGGCATGGACACACTTGTTTTGATTTGGAACTTAAGCACCGGAGATGCTGAGATTTTGAAGGGCCACCAGCTGCAAGTCACAGGCATTGCATTGGATAATGAAGACATTCTGTCATCTTCTGTTGACTG CACTGTGAAACGATGGAGAAAGGGCCAGGCAGTTGAGTCATGGGAGGCTCATAAATCAGCTATCCAGGCAATTATAAAGCTTCCATCAGGCGAGCTTGTTACAG GTTCAAGTGACATGACTTTaaaactttggaaaggaaggACATGCTTGCATACTTTCGTAGGGCATACAG ATACTGTTCGAGGTTTGGCAGAAATGCATGGACTGGGTGTACTTTCTGCATCACATGATGG TTCAATCAGATTATGGGCATTAAGTGGCCAAGTATTGATGGAGATGGTTGGTCATACTTCCATTGTCTATTCTGTCAATTCACATCCGTCTGGACTTATTGTCAGTGGTAGTGAGGATTGTTCAGCAAAGATATGGAAAG ATGGAGTCTGTGTTCAAACTTTAGAGCATCCTGGTTGTGTTTGGGATGCAAAGTTCTTACAAAATGGCGACGTTGTAACAGCATGTTCAGATGGTGTTGCACGTATTTGGACATCAGATCCCGGGAGAGTTGCAGATCCACTAGATCTTGAGTCATATGTTTCCCAACTTTCTCAATACAAGCTAAGCAG GAAGAAAGTTGGAGGACTGCGACTGGAAGAATTACCAGGAATGGATGCTTTACAAATTCCAG GAACCACTGATGGCCAGACTAAAGTTGTCAGAGAAGGGGACAATGGTGTAGCATATGCATGGAATTTGAGAGAACAGAAGTGGGATAAA ATTGGTGAAGTTATTGATGGACCTGATGATGGCATGAAGCGGCCTGTTCTTGATGGAACTGAATATGATTATG tatttgatgttgaTATTGGAGATGGCGAGCCTATTCGGAAGCTTCCCTATAACAGATCAG ATAATCCATATTCTACTGCTGATAAATGGCTTCTCAAAGAGAATCTTCCTATTGCCTATCGTCAACAAATTGTAGAGTTCATACTCCAAAATTCTGGACAAAGGGACGTCGCCCTTGATTCATCATTTCGTGACCCATTCACTGGAT CAAGTGCTTATGTACCTGGACAGCCTTCCAACATGTCTG TTTCAACAAAGCCTACTTTCAAGCATATACCCAAG AAAGGAATGCTAATTTTTGATATGGCACAATTTGATGGGATCCTGAAAAAGTTAACAGAGTTCAATGCTGCCTTGCTATCTGATCCA GATCAAAAGAGCTTGGCTTTGTCAGAGCCTGACATATCCAAAGTTGGTGGAgtcattaaaattttaaaggaCACTTCACATTACCATACTAGTATATTCACTGATACAGACATTCATTTACTGGTGATGTTACTAAAATCTTGGCCGGTGGCAATGATATTTCCAG CCATTGATATCCTGAGGATGATTTCCTTGCATCCGCATGGAGCAAGTGTACTTGTAAAGcatcttgaagatgaaaacg ACATACTAGTGGAAATGATCAAGAGAATTACAACAAATTCTTCTCTACCTTCAAACCTGTTAACTAGCATCCGTTTGCTGACCAACTTATTCAAGAATCAATGCTTCCACAGCTGGCTATTGAGGCATCGCAGTGAG ATACTTGATGTCTTTTCAAGTTGTTATTCATCACCAAACAAGATTTTGCAGCTGTCTTATTCTACCATGATACTCAA TTATGCTGTGTTACTAATAGAAAAAAAGGAACAAGAAGGTCAATCTCAAGTTCTTTCGGTGGCTCTTGAG ATTGCAGAAGAGGAAAATCTAGAGGTTGATACAAAATTCCGAGCTTTAGTTGCCATTGGATCATTG ATGCTTGATGGTCTGGTGAAACAAATTGCATTGGATTTTGATGTGAAGAACATTGCCAAAACAGCCAAGGCGTCTAGAGATACCAAGATTGCCGAGGTTGGAGCTGATATCGAAGTGTTAACGAAACAGAACTGA